In Felis catus isolate Fca126 chromosome C2, F.catus_Fca126_mat1.0, whole genome shotgun sequence, a single window of DNA contains:
- the SEC62 gene encoding translocation protein SEC62, translating to MAERRRHKKRIQEVGEPSKEEKAVAKYLRFNCPTKSTNMMGHRVDYFIASKAVDCLLDSKWAKAKKGEEALFTTRESVVDYCNRLLKKQFFHRALKVMKMKYDKDIKKEKEKGKAESGKEEDKKSRKENLKDEKTKKEKEKKKDGEKEESKKEETPGTPKKKETKKKFKLEPHDDQVFLDGNEVFVWIYDPVHFKTFVMGLILVIAVIAATLFPLWPAEMRVGVYYLSVGAGCFVASILLLAVARCILFLIIWLITGGRHHFWFLPNLTADVGFIDSFRPLYTHEYKGPKADLKKDEKAETKKQQKSDSEEKSDSEKKEDEEGKVGPGNPGTEGSGGERHSDTDSDRREDDRSQHSSGNGNDFEMITKEELEQQTDDGDCEEEEEEDNDGETTKSSHEKS from the exons ATGGCGGAACGCAGGCGACACAAGAAGCGGATCCAG GAAGTTGGTGAACCATCTAAAGAAGAGAAGGCTGTAGCCAAGTATCTTCGATTCAACTGTCCAACAAAGTCCACCAATATGATGGGGCACCGAGTTGATTATTTTATTG cttcAAAAGCAGTGGATTGCCTTTTGGATTCAAAGTGGGCAAAGgccaagaaaggagaggaagctTTATTTACAACAAGGGAGTCTGTGGTTGACTACTGCAACAG GCTTTTAAAGAAGCAGTTTTTTCACCGGGCActaaaagtaatgaaaatgaagtatgataaagacataaaaaaagaaaaagagaaaggaaaagccgaaagtggaaaagaagaagataaaaagagcaggaaagaaaatctaaaggatgaaaagacaaaaaaggaaaaagaaaaaaaaaaagatggtgaaaaGGAAGAATCCAAAAAG GAAGAAACTCCAGGAACTcctaaaaagaaggaaactaagaaaaaattcaaacttGAGCCACATGATGATCAAGTTTTTTTGGATGGAAATGAG gtatttgtgtggatatatgaCCCGGTTCACTTTAAAACATTTGTCATGGGATTAATTCTTG TAATTGCAGTGATAGCAGCCACCCTCTTCCCGCTTTGGCCAGCAGAAATGAGAGTAGGTGTTTATTACCTCAGTGTGGGGGCAGGCTGCTTTGTAGCCAGCATTCTTCTTCTTGCTGTTG CTCGTTGCATTCTGTTTCTCATCATCTGGCTCATAACTGGAGGAAGGCACCACTTTTGGTTCTTGCCAAATCTGACTGCTGACGTGGGCTTCATTGACTCCTTCAGGCCTCTGTACACACATGAATATAAAGGACCAAAAGCAGACTTAAAGAAAGATGAGAAAGCTGAAACCAAAAAGCAGCAGAAGTCCGACAGTGAGGAAAAGTCAGACAGtgagaaaaaggaagatgaagaGGGAAAAGTAGGACCAGGGAATCCTGGAACAGAAGGCTCGGGTGGAGAACGGCATTCGGACACAGACAGTGACAGGAGGGAAGATGACCGATCCCAGCACAGTAGTGGAAATGGGAATGATTTTGAAATGATCACAAAAGAGGAACTGGAGCAGCAAACAGATGATGGGGATtgtgaagaggaggaagaagaagacaaTGATGGAGAAACAACTAAATCTTCCCATGAAAAATCATAA